From Peromyscus maniculatus bairdii isolate BWxNUB_F1_BW_parent chromosome 8, HU_Pman_BW_mat_3.1, whole genome shotgun sequence, a single genomic window includes:
- the Carhsp1 gene encoding calcium-regulated heat-stable protein 1 produces the protein MSSEPPPPPPQAPTPHQTNVGLLDTPRARDRSPSPLRGNVVPSPLPTRRTRTFSATVRASQGPVYKGVCKCFCRSKGHGFITPADGGPDIFLHISDVEGEYVPVEGDEVTYKMCSIPPKNEKLQAVEVVITHLAPGTKHETWSGHVISS, from the exons ATGTCATCTGAACCACCcccgccgccgccacaggccccgACGCCGCATCAGACTAATGTCGGGCTGTTGGACACTCCTCGGGCCCGGGATCGCTCTCCATCCCCACTGCGAGGCAATGTGGTCCCTAGTCCTCTGCCCACCCGCAGGACAAGGACCTTCTCAGC GACGGTGAGGGCTTCACAGGGCCCTGTCTACAAAGGAGTCTGTAAATGCTTCTGCCGGTCCAAGGGCCACGGCTTCATCACCCCGGCTGATGGTGGCCCTGACATCTTCCTTCACATCTCTGA TGTGGAAGGGGAGTATGTTCCAGTGGAAGGCGACGAGGTCACCTATAAGATGTGCTCTATTCCGCCCAAGAACGAGAAACTGCAGGCTGTAGAGGTGGTCATCACCCACCTGGCACCGGGCACCAAGCATGAGACCTGGTCCGGGCATGTCATCAGCTCCTAG